GATCTCATACCAGTACGACGCTCTCGGCCGTCTAACTCTCGTCAAGAAACCCGACCTCAACACGACAACAGTCACCTATGACGATCTGGATTCGTGGGCTAGGAGCGCGGACGAAAACGGAGTATCAAAGTGCATCTGGACAGATCGTCTAGGCCGAACCATCGACGTCGTCGAAAACGCTCTCCTCTTCTGCACGCCCGCAACCATCCTGACCGCGTACTTCTATGATGAGGTTGGAAACCTCCTACGTGTCACCAGCTCGACCGGCCAATCCACAAGCTACACGTACGACAACCTGAACCGCCTTACAAAGACAATCTATCCTGATACAACGGCCGAAACCTACCTGTACGATGTCGGCGGGAACATGGTGACCAAGACGGATCGGAATGGGATCCGAACCTATCACACCTACGACTCTCTTGATCGTCTTGCAAATATCACATATCGCGGGAGCACAATTACGACTGACTTGTACGTTTACGATGACAACAGCAACCTGTTCCAGTTGTTGAGTCAGAATGCCACAACTACTTTCTCGTATGATAACCGCAACAGGGTGACGTGTGAGAGCTACGCGGTCAACGGTATCCTTCCTAGCGCAGTGAGTGGTCCATGTGCATCGGGCGGTGGTGGGAGTGTAGCCGCGGGAACACTCATAACCATGGCCGATCATTCACTCGTTCCTGTCCAGAATCTGAAGGTCGGGGACCATCTCCAGTCCTATAATGTCACTACAAACCAGTTCACTGTGTCATCTATCATCCAGACTGCTAAGGTCGATGTGCATGACATGCTGATCATCAGTACACGAGACGGACGCGACCTTAGAACGGATAATGCGACTATTCAGAAGCTCTGGGTCGAACAGTCCACCGGGAAGATCGGTTGGCTCTCAGTTACCCAGCTGCGAGTTGGAGACAGGCTCTTCATCCCACAATCACAGACTTGGACCATCGTCACAAGCATCAAGGACATCCCGGGCCAATTCGTCATGTACGATGTCTACGATACTGCACCAGGCGATTACATCGCCAACGGATACCTCGATCCCAAAAAGAGTCCTATCCTTGGCCCGACGCCGAGCGGAACCAGCTCGAACGGCTACTCTTTTCAGTACTGGTACACCGGGGAGACAATATCATCGATTACCTACAACGACTTCACCTACGCCAGCTACAGCTATGACCCTCTCGGCAGAGTCCAGACCATGACTCATAGTTTTGTGGCTGGCACAACAAGTTTCAGCTATTATCCTAACGACCAGTTGAAACGAGTGCAGTACGCGAATGGATTAGTCACTAATTGCACTTACACCAATCTAGACCAGATTTCGACCGTCAAACTGAAGAACGGTGGTGCAGTCCCGCTTTATCTCGCCTACCAGTACAATAACACGGGCACCGTCGCTAGCGTCACCGGCTGGTTGACGAACACCTCCAACGTCCAAGTGAATGTCAGCGAGAAGTAGGCGTATGATCCTCTTCAGCGGCTCATCAACTCGAACGTTACATCCGGCACAACGAAGACAGTGGCTTCGTTCCAGTATGATAACGCTGGAAACAGGCTTCAACAAGTTCTGAACGGGGTCACAACCACCTACAGCTACAACATGTCGAACAACGAACTCACCCGCTCAACTGTATCCGGAATCTCAACAGATTATCGTTACGATAGCGATGGTAATCTCATCTCCAGAACCACAGGACCTAATCGATGGACCTATTTTTGGAGTCTGGCAGGAAGACTCGTTAGCGTGAGCAACAACACTGGGGCCCAGGGCTTCTATGCCTACGATGGATTCGGTCGGCGCGTAGAATCCAAGGAGGCACAAAGTACAGTCTTCTACGGATATCTGGGAACAGAGACATTAGCAGATCTAGGAACCGGCTCGGAGAACGACTACATTTACTCCGCAGGACTACGAGTCCTCCGCAGTGCCGGGTCAAGCTCGACTACGTTCTTCTATCACCCGGATGCCATTGGAAGCACAAGGCTGATCACAGATCCGAACAAGACCGTCGTCTTCAGCGACAGTTACCAACCATATGGACAAGACAATGGGACACCCACCGGCTCAGACACGTACAGGTTCACGGGCAAACCCGTTAGCTCAACGACCGGCTTGTACTATGAGTATCAGCGCTGGTACGACCCGTCGACAGGACGATTCATCAGCCAGGACCCCTTGGGCTGGAACCCGTGGGACTCACAAAGCCTCAACCCATACGCCTACGTGGGGAACCAACCCACTCTGCTGACCGACCCTACCGGAGCCGTTTACAACTGCGGGTCTGAAGAAGGATGCCAGGTTCCTGGAAACGCTCTCCCAGGGAATGAGATAACACCCACAACACAGACGTCGCACCGGCGCCGCCGCCTGCGGAGGCAGTAAACCCTGCAAGCATAGCTGTTGAGCCCCAGACCACACTAGACCAGTATGCAACAGAACCACGGCTGTCTGAGGAAACAAGCCATGGAGGAGGCGCAGGATCCGTCAGAATAGGAAACATCTACGAGGGCGGAACTCTTGGAAAGCTGGCCTTGAGGGGAGTCAATGTCCAAGAGGAGGTGGAATCTCGCCCCTCGATCGAATTGCCCGGAGGAAAGATAAGACGACCTGACTTCGTGGTCCAGAGCAGCGACGTTGGATTCAAGGGTATAATAGAAACAAAGGGGGGATCGCTTAGGTTCGGGGATACGCGTTCAATGAGACAGTTCGAGGATAATCTCAGGATATCTCAGGCAACCGGTCTGCCGCTTTATTACGATGTATATGGAAGAATTGACCCTTGGTGGCAGGAGCAACTCCGAGTCAATAATGTTCAGGCTTTGTAGAAATAATGGAAAGCCAAAGGGACTCGGATTTCAAGCCCATAGTTAGCTCTGCCTTATTCACCCATCAACCCGGATTCCGGGAGTTGTTTCCAGGGATCCTTCGTGTACTCCTCGCTCACGGCGAGGCTTACACCCCTGACACGGTTTCGCTTGGAGAGGCCTATGGGTTCCGCAAGATACCTTTCAACCAAGAACAACATGACAGTCTCTTCCAAAAGTGGAAAAACGAAGAGCCCGGAAGGGCGACTTGGATCTTCGGAAGAGAGTCCACCGCCGGCCTTATTGTTCTCCTCGCTG
This is a stretch of genomic DNA from Candidatus Bathyarchaeia archaeon. It encodes these proteins:
- a CDS encoding RHS repeat-associated core domain-containing protein, producing MASFQYDNAGNRLQQVLNGVTTTYSYNMSNNELTRSTVSGISTDYRYDSDGNLISRTTGPNRWTYFWSLAGRLVSVSNNTGAQGFYAYDGFGRRVESKEAQSTVFYGYLGTETLADLGTGSENDYIYSAGLRVLRSAGSSSTTFFYHPDAIGSTRLITDPNKTVVFSDSYQPYGQDNGTPTGSDTYRFTGKPVSSTTGLYYEYQRWYDPSTGRFISQDPLGWNPWDSQSLNPYAYVGNQPTLLTDPTGAVYNCGSEEGCQVPGNALPGNEITPTTQTSHRRRRLRRQ